From Herbiconiux flava, one genomic window encodes:
- a CDS encoding DUF4191 domain-containing protein — protein MARNTEKTPKKPKEPGRLKQMWQVFKMTRRYDSHAVWIMALGFALPVIVGVVLALVLAGGNVFGMVMWILAGVLAGLLAALIILGRRAERAAYKQIEGQPGAVGAVLRSSLRRSWTGSEMPIAVNGKTQDAVYRAVGRGGVVLIGEGSKTRTTKMQEDERRKVLRILPNVPVTFINVGPDAGTVPLHRVPRTLAKIKPTLTKPEVLAVSNRLTSLSSSPLPIPKGIDPMRMRPQRGR, from the coding sequence ATGGCACGCAACACCGAGAAGACCCCCAAGAAGCCCAAAGAGCCCGGCCGTCTGAAGCAGATGTGGCAGGTCTTCAAGATGACCCGCCGCTACGACTCCCACGCGGTGTGGATCATGGCGCTCGGCTTCGCCCTGCCCGTGATCGTCGGCGTCGTGCTGGCGCTCGTGCTCGCGGGCGGCAACGTCTTCGGAATGGTGATGTGGATCCTGGCGGGCGTGCTCGCCGGTCTGCTGGCCGCCCTGATCATCCTCGGCCGTCGTGCCGAGCGTGCCGCCTACAAGCAGATCGAGGGGCAGCCGGGTGCGGTCGGCGCGGTGCTCCGCAGCTCGCTCCGCCGCAGCTGGACGGGCAGCGAGATGCCGATCGCCGTCAACGGCAAGACGCAGGATGCGGTCTACCGCGCCGTCGGCCGCGGCGGTGTCGTGCTGATCGGTGAGGGCTCGAAGACCCGCACCACCAAGATGCAGGAGGACGAGCGGCGCAAGGTGCTGCGCATCCTGCCCAACGTGCCCGTGACCTTCATCAACGTCGGCCCCGACGCCGGCACGGTGCCGCTCCACCGCGTGCCGCGCACGCTCGCGAAGATCAAGCCCACGCTCACCAAGCCCGAGGTGCTCGCCGTGTCGAACCGGCTCACGTCGCTGTCGTCGTCGCCGCTGCCGATCCCCAAGGGCATCGACCCGATGCGCATGCGTCCGCAGCGCGGCCGCTAG
- a CDS encoding MFS transporter: protein MNSRRSWIVFAVGVFAYMAAVLQRSTLGVAGVDAAERFETSAALLSALAVLQLVVYAGLQIPIGLLIDRVGPKLLITTGSAIMVIGQLVLAFAPSIGIAIAGRILVGAGDAAVFISLIRLINSWFQGRSVPLLSQWTGNIGAIGQILSALPFAWVLHNVGWTPAFAAAASLSFAGFVLGVAFLADRPADVPEQPRVASVKDAVRGLGTTLKRPGTQLGFWSHYVTQSSGTAFALFWGFPFLVSAVGIAQGTASVLLVVIVLTGLVAGPILGILTARFPLRRSNLVLGITATLGLVWAAVLLWPGVPPFWLIVLLVVSMGVGGPGSLIGFDFARSFNPIRSLGSANGIVNVGGFTASFVIMFLIGVILDAQFDAGWSDSLYDLDAFRLAFSVQYLVIGFGVVMLLRARRRTRRKMEEDEGISVGPIWVALLRKWKRRG from the coding sequence GTGAACTCCCGCCGCTCCTGGATCGTCTTCGCGGTCGGCGTGTTCGCCTACATGGCGGCGGTGCTGCAGCGGTCCACCCTCGGCGTCGCCGGGGTCGACGCGGCCGAGCGCTTCGAGACCTCCGCCGCACTGCTCTCGGCCCTCGCCGTGCTCCAGCTGGTGGTCTACGCCGGCCTGCAGATCCCGATCGGGCTGCTGATCGACCGCGTCGGCCCGAAGCTCCTGATCACCACCGGTTCCGCGATCATGGTGATCGGCCAGCTCGTGCTCGCCTTCGCTCCGTCGATCGGCATCGCGATCGCCGGGCGCATCCTCGTCGGAGCCGGCGACGCCGCGGTCTTCATCTCCCTGATCCGGCTGATCAACTCGTGGTTCCAGGGCCGCAGCGTTCCCCTGCTGTCGCAGTGGACGGGCAACATCGGGGCGATCGGCCAGATCCTCAGTGCTCTGCCCTTCGCGTGGGTGCTGCACAACGTCGGCTGGACCCCGGCCTTCGCGGCCGCCGCCTCCCTCTCCTTCGCCGGCTTCGTGCTCGGCGTCGCGTTCCTCGCCGACCGCCCGGCCGACGTGCCCGAGCAGCCCCGGGTGGCCTCGGTGAAGGATGCGGTGCGCGGCCTCGGCACGACCCTCAAGCGACCAGGCACCCAGCTGGGCTTCTGGTCGCATTACGTCACCCAGTCCTCCGGCACCGCGTTCGCGCTGTTCTGGGGGTTCCCCTTCCTCGTGTCGGCCGTCGGGATCGCGCAGGGCACCGCATCCGTTCTCCTGGTGGTGATCGTTCTCACGGGGCTGGTGGCCGGGCCGATCCTCGGCATCCTCACCGCGCGCTTCCCGCTGCGTCGCTCCAACCTCGTGCTCGGCATCACCGCGACCCTCGGGCTCGTCTGGGCGGCCGTGCTGCTCTGGCCGGGCGTGCCCCCGTTCTGGTTGATCGTGCTGCTCGTCGTCTCGATGGGCGTCGGCGGCCCCGGCTCCCTGATCGGCTTCGACTTCGCCCGCTCGTTCAACCCGATCCGCTCGCTCGGCTCCGCGAACGGGATCGTCAACGTGGGCGGCTTCACCGCGAGCTTCGTGATCATGTTCCTGATCGGCGTCATCCTCGACGCTCAGTTCGACGCGGGCTGGAGCGACTCCCTCTATGACCTCGACGCCTTCCGGCTGGCCTTCTCGGTGCAGTACCTCGTGATCGGCTTCGGGGTCGTGATGCTGCTCCGCGCGCGGCGTCGCACCCGCCGCAAGATGGAGGAGGACGAGGGAATATCCGTGGGCCCCATCTGGGTTGCACTCCTCAGGAAGTGGAAGCGGAGAGGGTGA
- a CDS encoding RNA polymerase sigma factor, with translation MATPKSADTLEKATTPDEVETAAPAAKRPAAKAKPATKAAAKPKTAAKAAPKRATKAKAADDDEAEPDEETEVEVDVEADTEVVAEGDTEAGDTDGDDDKATKPAAAEEALPTGALVLSLVDDEDEVPVYSSTITGATADPVKDYLKQIGKVALLNAAEEVELAMRIEAGLFAEDKLANTDNLSPQAKRELQWVAKDGQRAKSHLLGANLRLVVSLAKRYTGRGMQFLDLIQEGNLGLIRAVEKFDYTKGFKFSTYATWWIRQAITRAMADQARTIRIPVHMVEVINKLARVQRQMLQDLGREPTPEELSRELDMTPEKVVEVQKYGREPISLHTPLGEDGDSEFGDLIEDTEAVVPADAVGFTMLQKQLESLLDSLSEREAGVIRMRFGLGDGMPKTLDQIGDTFGVTRERIRQIESKTMAKLRHPSRSQSLRDYLE, from the coding sequence ATGGCCACCCCCAAGTCCGCAGACACCCTCGAGAAGGCGACGACGCCCGACGAGGTCGAGACCGCGGCTCCCGCCGCCAAGCGGCCCGCCGCGAAGGCGAAGCCGGCCACCAAGGCCGCCGCGAAGCCGAAGACGGCGGCGAAGGCTGCACCCAAGCGCGCCACCAAGGCCAAGGCCGCCGACGACGACGAGGCCGAGCCCGACGAGGAGACCGAGGTCGAGGTCGACGTCGAGGCCGACACCGAGGTGGTCGCCGAGGGCGACACCGAGGCCGGCGACACCGACGGCGACGACGACAAGGCCACCAAGCCCGCCGCCGCCGAGGAGGCACTGCCGACAGGCGCGCTGGTGCTCTCGCTCGTCGACGACGAGGACGAGGTGCCGGTGTACTCCAGCACCATCACCGGCGCCACCGCCGACCCCGTCAAGGACTACCTGAAGCAGATCGGCAAGGTCGCCCTGCTGAACGCGGCCGAGGAGGTCGAGCTCGCCATGCGCATCGAGGCGGGCCTGTTCGCCGAGGACAAGCTGGCCAACACCGACAACCTCAGCCCGCAGGCCAAGCGCGAGCTGCAGTGGGTCGCGAAAGACGGCCAGCGCGCCAAGAGCCACCTGCTGGGCGCCAACCTCCGCCTCGTCGTGTCGCTCGCCAAGCGCTACACCGGTCGCGGCATGCAGTTCCTCGACCTGATCCAGGAGGGCAACCTCGGCCTCATCCGTGCGGTCGAGAAGTTCGACTACACCAAGGGCTTCAAGTTCTCGACCTACGCCACGTGGTGGATCCGTCAGGCCATCACCCGCGCCATGGCCGACCAGGCCCGCACCATCCGAATCCCCGTGCACATGGTCGAGGTCATCAACAAGCTCGCCCGCGTGCAGCGCCAGATGCTGCAGGACCTCGGTCGCGAGCCCACGCCCGAGGAGCTCAGCCGCGAGCTCGACATGACGCCCGAGAAGGTCGTCGAGGTGCAGAAGTACGGCCGCGAGCCCATCTCGCTGCACACGCCCCTGGGTGAAGACGGCGACAGCGAGTTCGGCGACCTGATCGAAGACACCGAGGCGGTCGTGCCGGCCGACGCGGTGGGCTTCACCATGCTGCAGAAGCAGCTGGAGTCACTGCTCGACTCGCTCTCCGAGCGCGAGGCCGGCGTCATCCGCATGCGCTTCGGCCTGGGCGACGGCATGCCGAAGACGCTCGACCAGATCGGCGACACCTTCGGGGTCACGAGGGAGCGCATCCGCCAGATCGAGTCGAAGACCATGGCCAAGCTCCGCCACCCGTCCCGCTCGCAGTCGCTCCGCGACTACCTCGAGTAG
- a CDS encoding proteasome assembly chaperone family protein, whose amino-acid sequence MENPSGLYDVVAEPGLVPDGLQLVAALSGFTDAGGAVAQFGEYLLDTLESTVVAEFDPDILLDYRARRPIITFDQDHISDYQPQALRLHLMTDEIGQRFLFLNGFEPDFQWERFSAAVIELVQRFSVSTTTWVHAIPMPVPHTRPVRVTVSGNRSELIDALSVWKPTTQAPANALHLVEYRLQELGHPIAGFVLLVPHYLADTEYPTAALVAVESVSAATSLIFPTDRLREEGRVFVGKIDEQVQSNTELARLVSTLEERHDTYMEGNGTRSPLTDVDGELPSADEIADELERFLAGNRLGDDDTRSA is encoded by the coding sequence ATGGAAAATCCGAGCGGTCTCTATGACGTCGTGGCCGAACCGGGTCTCGTGCCCGACGGGCTTCAGCTCGTCGCCGCTCTGTCGGGCTTCACCGACGCCGGCGGTGCCGTGGCGCAGTTCGGCGAGTACCTCCTCGACACGCTCGAGTCGACGGTCGTCGCGGAATTCGACCCCGACATCCTGCTCGACTACCGGGCCCGACGCCCGATCATCACCTTCGATCAGGATCACATCAGCGACTATCAGCCGCAGGCCCTCCGCCTGCACCTGATGACCGACGAGATCGGCCAGCGCTTCCTGTTCCTCAACGGCTTCGAGCCCGACTTCCAGTGGGAGCGCTTCTCGGCCGCCGTGATCGAGCTCGTGCAGCGCTTCTCGGTGAGCACCACCACGTGGGTGCACGCCATCCCGATGCCCGTGCCGCACACCCGCCCCGTGCGCGTCACGGTCAGCGGCAACCGGAGCGAGCTGATCGACGCCCTCTCGGTCTGGAAGCCCACGACCCAGGCGCCGGCGAACGCACTCCACCTCGTGGAGTACCGCCTGCAGGAGCTGGGGCATCCGATCGCCGGCTTCGTGCTGCTCGTGCCGCACTACCTCGCCGACACCGAGTACCCCACCGCCGCGCTCGTGGCGGTCGAGAGCGTCAGCGCGGCCACCAGCCTGATCTTCCCCACCGACCGTCTGCGTGAAGAGGGCCGGGTGTTCGTCGGCAAGATCGACGAGCAGGTGCAGTCCAACACCGAGCTCGCCCGGCTGGTGTCGACGCTCGAGGAGCGTCACGACACCTACATGGAGGGCAACGGCACCCGCTCTCCGCTCACCGACGTCGACGGCGAGCTGCCCTCGGCCGACGAGATCGCCGACGAGCTCGAGCGCTTCCTCGCGGGCAACCGCCTGGGCGACGACGACACCCGCTCCGCCTGA
- the sucB gene encoding 2-oxoglutarate dehydrogenase, E2 component, dihydrolipoamide succinyltransferase gives MSESVNLPALGESVTEGTVTRWLKNVGDRVEVDEPLLEVSTDKVDTEIPSPVAGVIEEILVQEDETVEVGTALVRIGDGSGGGDAAPAPAEAPAEEAPAAPAESAAPAEPAPAAPAEEKPEEVVTPSVDAPAPAEEPAPSAPEPVQETPAPAPVAAAPAAAPAPVAAPAPAAAAPAAAAPAAAAPAAEAAAAPSGPNAGYVTPLVRKLAHDQGVDLSTVTGSGVGGRIRKEDVLAAAEAAKAPAAAPAAAEAPAPSTKLETSPLRGTTQPMSRLRKVVAERAVASMQASAQLTTVVEVDVTKVAAFRDSVKGSFLEKTGQKLSFLPFFALAAAEALKAFPIINATVDGDSIVYPDHESISIAVDTERGLLTPVVKNAGDLDIAGFAAQIADLAARTRDNKLKPDELAGGTFTLTNTGSRGALFDTPLVFLPQVAILGTGAVVRKPAIVKVDGADAIAVRSMVYLALSYDHRIVDGADAARFLSAVKNRLEEGAFQADLGI, from the coding sequence ATGAGCGAATCCGTCAACCTTCCCGCACTCGGTGAGAGTGTCACCGAAGGAACGGTCACCCGGTGGCTCAAGAACGTCGGCGATCGCGTCGAAGTTGACGAGCCCCTTCTCGAGGTCTCGACCGACAAGGTCGACACCGAGATCCCGTCGCCCGTCGCGGGCGTGATCGAGGAGATCCTCGTCCAGGAGGACGAGACCGTGGAGGTCGGCACCGCGCTGGTGCGCATCGGCGACGGCTCCGGTGGCGGCGATGCCGCCCCGGCCCCGGCCGAGGCTCCCGCCGAGGAGGCCCCCGCGGCCCCCGCCGAGTCGGCTGCTCCCGCGGAGCCCGCTCCGGCCGCTCCCGCCGAGGAGAAGCCCGAGGAGGTCGTCACCCCCTCGGTCGACGCACCGGCCCCCGCCGAGGAGCCCGCTCCGTCGGCTCCCGAGCCCGTGCAGGAGACCCCGGCACCCGCTCCGGTCGCTGCAGCTCCCGCCGCTGCCCCGGCTCCCGTTGCCGCCCCGGCACCGGCCGCCGCTGCCCCCGCCGCCGCTGCCCCCGCCGCCGCTGCCCCCGCCGCCGAGGCTGCCGCCGCGCCGTCCGGCCCGAACGCCGGCTACGTCACCCCGCTGGTGCGGAAGCTCGCTCACGACCAGGGCGTCGACCTCTCGACCGTGACCGGTTCGGGCGTCGGCGGCCGCATCCGCAAGGAGGACGTGCTCGCCGCGGCCGAGGCCGCCAAGGCCCCCGCTGCCGCTCCGGCCGCCGCCGAGGCGCCGGCCCCGAGCACCAAGCTCGAGACCTCGCCGCTGCGGGGCACCACGCAGCCGATGTCGCGCCTCCGCAAGGTCGTCGCGGAGCGCGCCGTGGCCTCGATGCAGGCGTCGGCGCAGCTGACGACCGTGGTGGAGGTCGACGTCACCAAGGTCGCGGCGTTCCGCGACTCGGTGAAGGGCTCGTTCCTCGAGAAGACCGGCCAGAAGCTCTCCTTCCTGCCGTTCTTCGCCCTGGCCGCGGCCGAGGCGCTCAAGGCGTTCCCGATCATCAACGCCACGGTCGACGGTGACAGCATCGTCTACCCCGACCACGAGAGCATCAGCATCGCGGTCGACACCGAGCGCGGTCTCCTCACCCCCGTGGTAAAAAACGCCGGTGACCTCGACATCGCGGGCTTCGCGGCCCAGATCGCCGACCTCGCCGCCCGCACCCGCGACAACAAGCTGAAGCCCGACGAGCTGGCCGGCGGAACCTTCACCCTCACCAACACCGGTTCGCGCGGCGCGCTGTTCGACACGCCGCTCGTCTTCCTCCCGCAGGTCGCCATCCTCGGCACCGGCGCGGTCGTGAGGAAGCCGGCGATCGTGAAGGTCGACGGAGCCGACGCCATCGCGGTGCGCTCGATGGTCTACCTCGCCCTGAGCTACGACCACCGCATCGTCGACGGTGCCGACGCCGCCCGCTTCCTCAGCGCGGTCAAGAACCGCCTCGAAGAGGGCGCCTTCCAGGCCGACCTCGGCATCTGA
- the lpdA gene encoding dihydrolipoyl dehydrogenase: MSEQNFDIVVLGGGSGGYAAALRASQLGFTVAMIEKDKVGGTCLHRGCIPTKALLHSAEVADVSRESAKYGVNTTFGGIDIAAVTAYREGIVASKYKGLEGLVKARGITTIAGEGRLTSPTTVQVGDQTITGGKIVLATGSYSRTLPGLDIGGRVITSEQALALDFIPNKVVILGGGVIGVEFASVWKSFGVDVTIVEALPHLVPNEDEAISKQFERAFRKRGIAFNLGTRFSGVTQDENGVVVSLEDGKTFEGDLLLVAVGRGPATAGLGFEEAGVKVDRGFVITDHRLQTSVPGVYAVGDIVPGLQLAHRGFQQGIFVAEEIAGLNPQVVEDVNIPKVTYSDPEVASVGLTEAKAKEKYGDEKISSYDYNLAGNGKSHIIGTTGSVKVVRLNDGPVIGIHMIGARVGELIGEGQLIVNWEAYPEDVASLVHAHPTQNEALGEAHLALAGKPLHAI; the protein is encoded by the coding sequence GTGTCGGAACAGAATTTTGACATTGTGGTTCTCGGCGGCGGCAGCGGTGGCTATGCGGCCGCCTTGCGGGCCAGCCAGCTGGGCTTCACGGTCGCGATGATCGAGAAGGACAAAGTGGGCGGCACGTGCCTGCACCGCGGCTGCATCCCGACCAAGGCGCTCCTGCACTCGGCGGAGGTCGCCGACGTCTCGCGCGAGTCGGCGAAGTACGGCGTGAACACCACCTTCGGCGGCATCGACATCGCGGCGGTCACGGCCTACCGCGAGGGCATCGTCGCGTCGAAGTACAAGGGTCTCGAGGGTCTCGTCAAGGCCCGCGGCATCACCACGATCGCCGGCGAGGGCCGCCTGACCTCCCCCACCACCGTGCAGGTCGGCGACCAGACCATCACGGGCGGCAAGATCGTGCTCGCCACCGGCTCGTACTCGCGCACCCTGCCGGGCCTCGACATCGGCGGCCGGGTGATCACCTCCGAGCAGGCCCTCGCGCTCGACTTCATCCCGAACAAGGTCGTCATCCTGGGCGGCGGCGTCATCGGCGTCGAGTTCGCGAGCGTCTGGAAGTCGTTCGGCGTCGACGTGACGATCGTCGAGGCGCTGCCCCACCTGGTGCCGAACGAGGACGAGGCGATATCGAAGCAGTTCGAGCGCGCTTTCCGCAAGCGCGGCATCGCCTTCAACCTCGGCACCCGCTTCTCGGGCGTCACCCAGGACGAGAACGGCGTCGTCGTCTCGCTCGAGGACGGCAAGACCTTCGAGGGCGACCTGCTGCTCGTCGCCGTCGGGCGCGGGCCGGCGACCGCCGGACTCGGCTTCGAGGAGGCCGGCGTGAAGGTCGACCGCGGCTTCGTCATCACCGACCACCGCCTGCAGACCAGCGTTCCCGGCGTCTACGCCGTCGGCGACATCGTGCCCGGGCTCCAGCTCGCCCACCGCGGCTTCCAGCAGGGCATCTTCGTGGCCGAGGAGATCGCGGGCCTCAACCCGCAGGTCGTCGAGGACGTGAACATCCCCAAGGTCACCTACTCCGACCCCGAGGTCGCCTCGGTCGGCCTCACCGAGGCGAAGGCCAAGGAGAAGTACGGCGACGAGAAGATCTCGTCCTACGACTACAACCTGGCCGGCAACGGCAAGAGCCACATCATCGGCACCACCGGATCCGTGAAGGTCGTGCGTCTCAACGACGGCCCCGTCATCGGCATCCACATGATCGGCGCCCGCGTGGGCGAGCTGATCGGCGAGGGCCAGCTGATCGTGAACTGGGAGGCCTACCCCGAAGACGTCGCCTCGCTCGTGCACGCGCACCCCACGCAGAACGAGGCGCTCGGCGAGGCGCACCTCGCTCTGGCCGGAAAGCCCCTGCACGCGATCTGA
- a CDS encoding leucyl aminopeptidase, with protein MTSASLSLRSPDQQLTEEEVLVVAASTADGEVSVRGSLGASFGTEIEAALEASLEAVAFGGKKDEFVRLPAPAGVTAKAVAVVGLGTAEPDLEALRYAAGVAGRRATGAAPVVIDFGVETPAELEAVAEGAGLGSYDYTDYRGTGTSSEEPVAPRRIEVVHGALAAEDAATALERARTSAEAVELVRDLVNVPALDLYPANYADKVQELVEGLPIEVAVWDEEQLVAQGFGGIAGVGQGSARPPRLVKVSYHPAAAEKHIALVGKGITFDTGGLSLKPPVSMIGMKYDMAGSATVLAAVLAAARLDLPVRLTAWLCLAENMPSGVAIRPGDVLTIRGGRTVEVLNTDAEGRLVMADGLVAASEEKPDAIIDVATLTGAAVVALGNRYTAAMGDERLIDQVLQAADAAGEKIWPMPLPEELRPLLASDIADIANVKPGNTAGGMLVAGVFLKDFVGKDDAGVTIPWAHLDIAGPAQNKDGGYGYTVKGPTGVTVRTLLRLAEAFSRA; from the coding sequence ATGACTTCGGCCTCGCTCTCCCTCCGCTCCCCCGACCAGCAGCTCACCGAGGAGGAGGTGCTCGTCGTCGCGGCCTCCACCGCCGACGGCGAGGTCTCGGTGCGCGGCTCGCTCGGAGCCTCGTTCGGCACCGAGATCGAGGCCGCCCTCGAGGCGTCGCTGGAGGCCGTGGCCTTCGGGGGCAAGAAGGACGAGTTCGTGCGGCTGCCCGCCCCCGCGGGCGTCACGGCGAAGGCCGTCGCCGTCGTGGGCCTGGGAACCGCCGAGCCCGACCTCGAGGCCCTCCGCTACGCCGCGGGCGTCGCGGGCCGTCGCGCCACCGGCGCCGCGCCCGTCGTGATCGACTTCGGTGTCGAGACCCCCGCGGAGCTCGAGGCCGTCGCCGAGGGCGCGGGCCTCGGCTCGTACGACTACACCGACTACCGGGGAACCGGCACCAGCTCCGAAGAGCCGGTGGCTCCCCGCCGCATCGAGGTGGTGCACGGAGCGCTCGCCGCGGAGGACGCGGCGACGGCTCTGGAGCGCGCCCGCACCTCCGCCGAGGCCGTCGAGCTCGTGCGCGACCTCGTGAACGTGCCGGCGCTCGACCTCTACCCCGCGAACTACGCCGACAAGGTCCAGGAGCTCGTCGAGGGCCTGCCGATCGAGGTCGCCGTGTGGGACGAGGAGCAGCTCGTCGCGCAGGGCTTCGGCGGCATCGCCGGTGTCGGCCAGGGTTCCGCCCGGCCGCCGCGCCTGGTGAAGGTCTCGTACCACCCGGCCGCGGCCGAGAAGCACATCGCCCTCGTGGGCAAGGGCATCACCTTCGACACGGGCGGGCTCTCGCTGAAGCCGCCGGTGTCGATGATCGGCATGAAGTACGACATGGCCGGATCGGCCACGGTGCTCGCGGCGGTGCTCGCGGCCGCCCGGCTCGATCTGCCCGTGCGGCTCACCGCCTGGCTCTGCCTGGCCGAGAACATGCCGTCAGGCGTGGCGATCCGCCCCGGCGACGTGCTCACCATCCGCGGCGGGCGCACCGTCGAGGTTCTCAACACCGACGCCGAGGGGCGTCTCGTGATGGCCGACGGCCTCGTCGCCGCGAGCGAGGAGAAGCCCGACGCGATCATCGACGTGGCGACCCTGACCGGGGCCGCCGTCGTGGCCCTGGGCAACCGCTACACCGCCGCCATGGGCGACGAGCGTCTGATCGACCAGGTGCTCCAGGCGGCCGACGCCGCCGGCGAGAAGATCTGGCCGATGCCGCTGCCCGAGGAGCTTCGTCCGCTGCTCGCCTCGGACATCGCGGACATCGCGAACGTCAAGCCGGGCAACACCGCCGGCGGGATGCTCGTCGCCGGCGTGTTCCTGAAGGACTTCGTCGGCAAGGACGACGCCGGGGTGACCATCCCCTGGGCGCACCTGGACATCGCCGGCCCCGCCCAGAACAAGGACGGCGGCTACGGCTACACGGTCAAGGGCCCGACCGGAGTGACGGTCCGCACCCTGCTCCGCCTTGCCGAGGCCTTCTCCCGCGCGTAG
- a CDS encoding RDD family protein: MTSSAPLPPGGAAPSDWPGERLGLNREGHGSIARPGRRIAALLIDFALCYVIYFAFFFGSDWASLLIFLVEQIVLLILLGGGVGHLLLGLRLVRLDGSWAGRWRPILRTVLLVLIIPAVIWDSDQRGLHDVFAGTMLIKR; this comes from the coding sequence GTGACGTCTTCTGCACCACTCCCGCCCGGCGGGGCCGCCCCGAGCGACTGGCCGGGGGAGCGCCTCGGCCTGAACCGCGAGGGCCACGGCTCGATCGCCCGCCCCGGCCGCCGGATCGCCGCCCTCCTGATCGATTTCGCGCTCTGCTACGTGATCTACTTCGCGTTCTTCTTCGGCAGCGACTGGGCGAGTCTGCTGATCTTCCTGGTCGAGCAGATCGTGCTGCTCATCCTGCTCGGCGGCGGCGTCGGGCACCTGCTGCTGGGGCTGCGGCTGGTGCGGCTCGACGGCAGCTGGGCAGGGCGGTGGCGGCCGATTCTCCGCACCGTGCTGCTCGTGCTCATCATCCCGGCCGTGATCTGGGACTCGGATCAGCGGGGGCTGCACGACGTGTTCGCGGGGACCATGCTGATCAAGCGCTGA
- a CDS encoding MurT ligase domain-containing protein, with product MTVRTTAAVLVGRAVRVAARLRGGGSAIPGNIALRIDPGFLERTIAAIPDGVVAVSGSNGKSTTTNMLAAIIRAHGLKVFTNPSGGNLPQGIASALLSEVSVGGRLDADIAILEVDEGYGTRLAELLKPKTVLLLNIQIDQLNRYHEPDRVAAMLARVAATSTDGLILNREDNFLVDLDTRIPAYSGRAVSFFGGRPELVEPASHGVASADRFGDTGAKPGSRPAAVEVVALTGSRATLAIEKTTLDASPAAPSAGSTDAVAGPSDDRIVIEVKLPSRGLHYALDAAGAAATARSVLGDRFRPELVSQALDSLATVYGRGEMLVVDGEQIEIIMMKNPASLQLNLDSLEAAPEQVFLAVDEGTPDPSWIWDIDFSALDHVDGITGSKAWQFATRFGYLGIPVGSVDLDVRAALKAFLALPKPATGHKVMILNYEQMMGIRKILGFKELEGGGAA from the coding sequence GTGACAGTCCGCACCACGGCCGCCGTCCTCGTCGGACGGGCCGTCCGGGTCGCCGCACGCCTGCGCGGCGGCGGCTCGGCCATCCCCGGCAACATCGCCCTGCGCATCGACCCGGGTTTCCTCGAGCGCACCATCGCCGCCATCCCCGACGGCGTGGTCGCGGTCTCGGGCTCGAACGGCAAGTCGACCACCACGAACATGCTGGCGGCGATCATCCGGGCCCACGGCCTGAAGGTGTTCACCAACCCCTCGGGCGGCAACCTGCCGCAGGGCATCGCGTCGGCCCTCCTCTCCGAGGTGTCGGTGGGCGGCCGGCTCGACGCCGACATCGCGATCCTCGAGGTCGACGAGGGCTACGGCACCCGGCTCGCCGAGCTGCTGAAGCCCAAGACCGTGCTGCTGCTGAACATCCAGATCGACCAGCTGAACCGCTACCACGAGCCCGACCGCGTCGCCGCGATGCTGGCCCGGGTCGCGGCCACCTCCACCGACGGTCTCATCCTCAACCGGGAGGACAACTTCCTGGTCGACCTCGACACCCGCATCCCCGCCTACTCCGGCCGCGCGGTGTCGTTCTTCGGCGGCCGGCCCGAGCTCGTCGAGCCCGCCAGCCACGGCGTCGCCTCGGCCGACCGCTTCGGCGACACCGGCGCGAAGCCCGGCTCCCGGCCGGCCGCGGTCGAGGTGGTGGCCCTCACCGGCAGCCGCGCGACCCTGGCCATCGAGAAGACGACGCTCGACGCGAGCCCTGCAGCGCCTTCGGCGGGGTCGACGGATGCGGTGGCCGGCCCGTCCGACGATCGCATCGTCATCGAGGTCAAGCTCCCGTCCCGCGGGCTGCACTACGCGCTCGACGCGGCCGGCGCCGCCGCCACCGCCCGCAGCGTGCTCGGCGACCGCTTCCGGCCGGAGCTCGTCAGCCAGGCGCTCGACTCCCTCGCCACCGTCTACGGGCGCGGGGAGATGCTCGTCGTCGACGGTGAGCAGATCGAGATCATCATGATGAAGAACCCGGCGAGCCTGCAGCTCAACCTCGACTCGCTCGAGGCGGCGCCCGAGCAGGTCTTCCTCGCGGTCGACGAGGGCACGCCCGACCCGTCGTGGATCTGGGACATCGACTTCTCGGCACTCGACCACGTCGACGGCATCACGGGTTCGAAGGCCTGGCAGTTCGCCACGCGTTTCGGCTACCTCGGCATCCCCGTCGGCTCGGTCGACCTCGACGTGCGCGCGGCGCTGAAGGCGTTCCTCGCGCTTCCGAAGCCGGCCACCGGACACAAGGTGATGATCCTGAACTACGAGCAGATGATGGGCATCCGCAAGATCCTGGGCTTCAAGGAGCTCGAGGGCGGGGGAGCGGCGTGA